Proteins encoded within one genomic window of Sulfurimonas hongkongensis:
- a CDS encoding YgaP family membrane protein translates to MDFNKIRKFCRVFRIFLGLALIIAGIINYGAFSGAGWFFLGFIPLIAGITNFCPLCMISKKCDMPQNSGK, encoded by the coding sequence ATGGATTTCAATAAAATCAGAAAGTTTTGTAGAGTTTTTCGTATTTTTCTAGGACTTGCACTTATTATCGCGGGTATTATCAACTATGGAGCCTTTAGTGGTGCTGGTTGGTTCTTCTTAGGATTTATTCCTCTTATAGCTGGTATAACGAACTTTTGCCCTCTTTGTATGATTAGTAAAAAATGTGACATGCCACAAAACTCGGGGAAATAA